The Thermothelomyces thermophilus ATCC 42464 chromosome 7, complete sequence genome window below encodes:
- a CDS encoding epimerase/hydratase — MPEDNRQTKNILITGAGGLLGPLLAARLLSDPQYRVLLTDVVEPAVPQRGTAASSPSSPYYPEHATTVRGDLTSPEFVGALVAHPAAQPRLHAAFLFHGVMSAAAEADPALSLRVNFDSVRLLADALRARHPGVRVIYASSLAVFGPPFPTTTTTTTTTTTTAATAPTTDGGGDNSDSGSGSNSGDGAVRRVKVPPSAWPPTPQSTYGAHKLMAEVYLNEAHRRGWLDVVIARLPTVSVRPGKPTGAASSFLSDMIREPMAGRECVVPLRDRCFRAFLASPATVVENLVRVLSWDGRRALALLPPHARQVLFPGIAVSIRELRDALARHGGEDKLRLIREVEDEGLERILRSWAEDFDIDESLRLGLAVDESADALVRQYVESLRA, encoded by the coding sequence ATGCCTGAAGACAACCGCCAAACCAAGAACATACTGATCACGGGCGCAGGCGGCCTGCTCGGGCCCCTTCTGGCGGCCCGCCTGCTCTCGGACCCGCAGTACCGCGTGCTGCTGACCGACGTGGTCGAGCCCGCGGTGCCGCAGCGCGGCACCGCAGCATCCTCCCCATCCTCCCCCTACTACCCGGAGCACGCGACGACGGTGCGGGGCGACCTGACGAGCCCGGAGTTTGTCGGCGCGCTGGTGGCGCACCCGGCGGCCCAGCCGCGCCTGCACGCCGCCTTCCTCTTCCACGGCGTCAtgtcggccgccgccgaggccgaccCGGCCCTCTCGCTGCGCGTCAACTTCGACTCGGTCCGCCTGCTGGCCGACGCCCTCCGCGCCCGCCACCCGGGCGTCCGCGTCATCTACGCTTCCTCCCTCGCCGTCTTTGGCCCGCCCttccccaccaccaccaccacaaccaccaccacaaccaccacggcggcgacggcgccgacgacAGACGGTGGCGGCGACAACAGCGACAGCGGCAGCGGTAGCAACAGCGGAGACGGCGCCGTCCGGCGAGTCAAGGTGCCGCCGTCGGCgtggccgccgacgccgcagAGCACGTACGGGGCGCACAAACTGATGGCGGAGGTGTACCTGAACGAGGCGCACCGGCGCGGGTGGCTGGACGTGGTGATCGCGCGGCTGCCGACGGTGAGCGTGCGGCCGGGGAAGCCGACGGGGGCGGCGTCGAGCTTCCTGAGCGACATGATCCGGGAGCCGATGGCCGGGCGCGAGTGCGTGGTGCCGCTGCGGGACCGGTGCTTCCGCGCGTTCCTGGCGTCGCCCGCGACCGTGGTGGAGAacctggtccgggtgctctCGTGGGACGGCCGCCGGGCGCTGGcactgctgccgccgcacGCGAGGCAGGTGCTCTTCCCCGGCATCGCGGTCAGCATCCGGGAGCTGAGGGACGCGCTGGCGCGGCACGGCGGCGAGGACAAGCTGCGGCTCATCCGGGAGGTGGAGGACGAGGGGCTGGAGAGGATCCTGAGGAGCTGGGCCGAGGACTTTGACATCGACGAGTCGCTACGCCTGGGATTGGCGGTGGACGAGAGCGCGGATGCGCTAGTGAGGCAGTACGTGGAAAGCCTGCGGGCTTGA